A part of Miscanthus floridulus cultivar M001 chromosome 6, ASM1932011v1, whole genome shotgun sequence genomic DNA contains:
- the LOC136456137 gene encoding ELF3-like protein 2 codes for MTRGGGKEELGKVMGPLFPRLHVSDAGKGGGPRAPPRNKMALYEQLTVPSNRFSSRASGASLVPSTSAAQVYGYDRTLFQPFNVPSNEPARSSEKFKGNSINGQSNSTRRESLRMSSQTKSKDVCASKSIAECTSQHRVGNTIKSSGKKVVNDDGFMVPSICSPRFYQYSTQEHANKSKPQSATNPHKSPSAMSKSSAKCYSTVNKHLDRINEADMRLMNSPKVKEKEAVQGVEVKEKNSSIQASEKFKDKYAKLCQMRNKVSNINRSDNNSRQPTSVNGKSTEAKNPTATRNPSSCKPCTDVDSSNWNSNLLERSPQEGGAKRKREHHNGEQNDDLSDSSMECIPGWELSPDEIVGAVGPKHFWKARRAIQNQQRVFAVQVFELHKLIKVQKLIAASPHLLIEGDPVLGNALMEKRNKLPKGNLKVQTLSITNKDDIQPTLDKPELSKQNTEGNPSHHSRDDGLGDNHHDEAAANETFTSNPPAISVAPDNKQNNWCMNPPQNQWLVPVMSPSEGLVYKPYAGPCPPVGNLLTPFYANCTPLRLPSTPYGVPMPHQPQHMVPPGAPAMHMNYFPPFSMPVMNPGAPASAVEQGSHAAAPQPHGHMEQQSLISCNMSHPSGIWRFLASRDSEPQASSASSPFDRLQAQGDGSGPVSFFPSVPNAQPQPSSGGRDQQNHVIRVVPRNAQTASVPNAQPQPSSGGQDQQNHVIRVVPHNAQTASESAARIFRSIQMERKQNDS; via the exons GTTTATGGTTATGACAGGACTCTGTTCCAGCCCTTCAATGTGCCTTCAAATGAACCTGCTCGTTCATCTGAAAAGTTCAAAGGAAACTCTATCAATGGCCAGTCTAATAGTACAAGAAGAGAATCTCTGAGGATGTCCTCACAGACCAAGAGCAAGGATGTCTGTGCTTCAAAATCAATTGCCGAGTGCACCTCACAGCATAGAGTGGGCAACACCATCAAGTCTTCTGGGAAGAAAGTGGTCAATGATGATGGATTTATGGTTCCTTCCATCTGTTCTCCTAGATTTTATCAATATTCTACTCAAGAACATGCAAATAAATCAAAACCCCAATCTGCTACAAATCCACACAAAAGTCCTTCTGCAATGTCCAAATCATCTGCAAAGTGCTATAGTACTGTGAATAAGCACTTGGACAGAATCAATGAAGCTGATATGAGGTTAATGAATTCTCCAAAGGTTAAGGAGAAAGAAGCAGTGCAAGGTGTGGAAGTTAAAGAAAAGAATTCATCAATTCAGGCATCAGAAAAGTTCAAAGACAAATATGCTAAACTATGTCAAATGAGGAATAAGGTGAGTAATATAAATCGTTCTGACAACAACAGTCGCCAACCTACAAGTGTGAATGGAAAATCCACAGAAGCAAAGAACCCTACAGCAACTAGAAATCCATCATCCTGTAAACCATGTACTGATGTAGATAGCTCTAACTGGAATTCTAATTTACTGGAAAGAAGCCCACAAGAAGGTGGTGCAAAGAGAAAACGAGAACATCACAATGGAGAGCAAAATGATGATTTATCTGACTCCTCAATGGAATGCATACCTGGGTGGGAGCTCTCTCCAGATGAAATTGTTGGTGCAGTTGGTCCAAAGCATTTCTGGAAGGCGAGAAGAGCTATTCAGAA TCAGCAGAGGGTTTTTGCTGTCCAAGTGTTCGAGCTGCATAAGCTGATAAAA GTGCAGAAGCTAATTGCAGCATCTCCACATCTGCTTATTGAAGGTGATCCTGTCCTTGGCAATGCCTTAATGGAAAAAAGGAACAAGCTTCCTAAAGGAAATTTGAAAGTTCAGACCCTGTCAATCACAAACAAAGATGATATCCAGCCAACTCTAGACAAACCAGAGCTATCAAAACAAAACACAGAAGGAAACCCATCGCACCATTCTCGTGATGATGGACTTGGCGACAACCACCATGATGAAGCTGCAGCAAACGAAACCTTTACAAGCAACCCTCCAGCTATTTCTGTTGCTCCTGACAACAAACAGAATAACTGGTGCATGAATCCGCCACAGAATCAGTGGCTTGTCCCAGTTATGTCGCCTTCTGAAGGTCTTGTCTATAAGCCTTATGCTGGCCCTTGTCCCCCAGTTGGAAATCTGTTGACACCATTTTACGCCAACTGTACTCCGTTAAGACTGCCTTCTACACCATATGGTGTTCCTATGCCTCACCAGCCACAGCATATGGTCCCTCCTGGTGCTCCTGCCATGCATATGAACTACTTCCCACCTTTCAGTATGCCAGTGATGAATCCAGGAGCACCAGCATCTGCAGTGGAGCAAGGGAGCCATGCTGCTGCGCCACAGCCTCATGGGCACATGGAACAGCAGTCGCTGATCTCTTGTAACATGTCACACCCGAGTGGCATTTGGagatttcttgcatcaagggacAGCGAGCCACAAGCAAGCAGCGCCAGCAGCCCTTTCGATAGGCTTCAAGCTCAAGGTGACGGAAGTGGCCCGGTGTCATTCTTTCCCTCGGTTCCGAATGCCCAGCCTCAGCCCTCATCTGGAGGCCGGGACCAGCAGAACCATGTAATCAGGGTTGTTCCGCGTAACGCACAGACTGCTTCAGTTCCGAATGCCCAGCCTCAGCCGTCATCTGGAGGCCAGGACCAGCAGAACCATGTAATCAGGGTTGTTCCACATAACGCACAGACGGCTTCAGAGTCAGCAGCACGGATTTTCCGGTCAATACAAATGGAGAGGAAGCAAAATGATTCGTAG